Proteins from a genomic interval of Diaphorobacter sp. HDW4A:
- a CDS encoding tripartite tricarboxylate transporter substrate binding protein, protein MQRRHFIAAGAAALTAPMSGWASVADLPKGTVKIYVGWAPGGGTDVFARIVGQKLSEVWGRPVVVENKPGATGALCADFFAKTKFHDGVNLLMAHVNTHAISPQIFKSITYDPLKDYAPIALIGATPHILVTGSKDKYASIQDVVVACKKSPGKISFGSSGTGSVQHLAAEMFNMVAGVKTIHVPYKGSGPMQTDLLGGQIDFSFDTMTAAAQQVKSGKMQGIVQTRMNRAKGFPSVPTMDEQGFKGFDASSWYGVVGPRDMSKELAQQINADINKVLAMPDVIARFDGYGVEGGGGSVEKFAAFMQSEYKKWGDVVRAANITEES, encoded by the coding sequence ATGCAACGACGCCATTTCATCGCGGCAGGCGCTGCGGCACTGACTGCACCAATGAGCGGCTGGGCCTCGGTGGCCGATCTGCCCAAGGGCACGGTCAAGATCTATGTGGGCTGGGCGCCCGGTGGCGGCACCGACGTGTTTGCGCGCATCGTCGGGCAGAAGCTGTCCGAGGTCTGGGGTCGGCCGGTGGTTGTGGAAAACAAGCCAGGCGCGACCGGCGCGCTGTGCGCGGATTTCTTCGCGAAAACCAAGTTCCACGACGGCGTGAATCTGCTCATGGCGCACGTGAACACGCACGCCATTTCTCCGCAGATCTTCAAGAGCATAACCTACGACCCGCTCAAGGACTACGCGCCGATTGCGCTGATCGGCGCGACGCCGCACATCCTCGTCACCGGCAGCAAGGACAAGTACGCATCGATTCAGGACGTGGTGGTCGCGTGCAAGAAGAGCCCCGGCAAGATCAGCTTTGGCTCGTCGGGCACGGGCTCGGTGCAGCATCTTGCGGCCGAGATGTTCAATATGGTGGCGGGGGTGAAGACCATCCACGTGCCCTACAAGGGCTCGGGTCCTATGCAGACCGATCTGCTGGGCGGTCAGATCGACTTCAGCTTCGACACCATGACGGCCGCTGCGCAGCAGGTCAAGAGCGGAAAGATGCAGGGCATCGTGCAGACCCGTATGAATCGCGCCAAGGGTTTTCCGTCCGTGCCGACCATGGACGAGCAAGGCTTCAAGGGCTTCGATGCGTCGAGCTGGTACGGCGTGGTCGGCCCGCGCGACATGTCCAAGGAATTGGCTCAGCAGATCAACGCTGACATCAACAAGGTGCTTGCCATGCCCGATGTCATCGCGCGATTCGACGGCTATGGCGTGGAGGGGGGCGGCGGCTCGGTCGAGAAGTTCGCGGCCTTCATGCAGTCTGAATACAAGAAGTGGGGCGATGTGGTTCGCGCCGCCAACATCACCGAAGAAAGCTGA
- a CDS encoding CaiB/BaiF CoA-transferase family protein, whose amino-acid sequence MNASAKQAHATNAAALPLAGIRVLDVSQVMAGPFACMLLADLGADVIKVEPPEGDQTRGAMGFKMKGPDSMGFLNMNRNKRSLTLDLKSEEGRETFYELAKTADVIVENYRPGVVQRLKIDYETIQAINPKVVYVSISGFGQSGPWAKRPGFDLMAQAMSGVMSVTGYKGEKPVKAGVPVADIGCALFATYGLLSAYIGAQRTGLGQHIDASLFDSVMAFSVWDMSEYWGTGVPPAPLGTSNKMSAPYQAVRARDDYFVMGATNQKLWAKLCELIERPDLLQHEQFATVPLRLKNREVLIETLEQEFAKRDSAEWVDAMLAAGIPAGPILSYPEAFEGEHGTHRKMCMEIDHPIEGKVKNIGFPVKMLGTPQQVRRHPPLLGEHNEEILAELAAREGVSA is encoded by the coding sequence ATGAACGCATCTGCCAAACAAGCCCATGCCACCAACGCCGCAGCGCTGCCACTGGCCGGCATCCGTGTGCTCGATGTCAGCCAGGTCATGGCCGGGCCATTCGCCTGCATGCTGCTGGCCGATCTGGGCGCGGACGTGATCAAGGTCGAGCCACCCGAGGGCGACCAGACGCGGGGCGCGATGGGCTTCAAGATGAAGGGCCCGGACAGCATGGGCTTTCTCAATATGAACCGCAACAAGCGTTCGCTCACGCTCGACTTGAAGAGCGAAGAAGGCCGCGAGACGTTCTACGAGTTGGCCAAGACTGCCGACGTCATCGTTGAGAACTACCGTCCCGGCGTGGTGCAGCGCCTGAAAATCGACTACGAGACGATTCAGGCGATCAACCCAAAGGTCGTCTACGTGAGTATTTCCGGCTTCGGTCAGAGCGGGCCGTGGGCCAAGCGCCCGGGCTTTGACCTGATGGCGCAGGCCATGTCGGGCGTGATGAGCGTGACCGGCTACAAGGGCGAAAAGCCGGTGAAGGCGGGCGTGCCGGTGGCCGACATTGGCTGCGCGCTGTTCGCGACCTATGGTCTGCTGTCGGCCTACATCGGCGCGCAGCGCACGGGGCTGGGACAACACATCGATGCGTCACTATTCGATTCGGTGATGGCGTTTTCCGTCTGGGACATGTCGGAATACTGGGGCACCGGCGTGCCTCCCGCACCTTTGGGCACCAGTAACAAAATGAGCGCGCCGTATCAGGCGGTGAGGGCGCGCGACGACTATTTCGTGATGGGCGCGACCAACCAGAAACTCTGGGCCAAGCTCTGTGAGCTGATCGAGCGCCCGGACCTGCTGCAGCACGAGCAGTTCGCCACCGTGCCGCTGCGCCTGAAGAACCGCGAGGTGTTGATCGAGACGCTGGAGCAGGAATTCGCCAAGCGCGACAGCGCCGAGTGGGTTGATGCGATGCTGGCGGCAGGCATCCCCGCCGGGCCGATTTTGAGCTACCCAGAAGCCTTTGAGGGTGAGCACGGCACACACCGCAAGATGTGCATGGAGATCGACCATCCCATCGAGGGCAAGGTCAAGAACATCGGCTTTCCGGTGAAGATGCTGGGCACGCCGCAGCAGGTGCGCCGCCATCCGCCGCTGCTCGGCGAGCACAACGAGGAAATCCTCGCCGAGCTGGCCGCGCGCGAAGGGGTGAGCGCATGA
- a CDS encoding enoyl-CoA hydratase: protein MTAETLTMTVDDSGAAWIRVSRPERHNAMTAAMYEALLECIAAAQADARVRCVLLQGEGGKSFISGTDISHFKDFANGKQGIEYEAFVERVIDAIERISVPTIAVIDGWAVGGGLALATACDFRICTPKSRFGAPIAKTLSNTLSSANMARLAAALGIPRVKRMLLLADYLSADEMLNCGFVQCIASAESLIDESQQLADKLMALSGTTQAAVKESLRRIVVDNDLHDDDLVESVYGSAAFRSGVAAFIKS from the coding sequence ATGACGGCCGAAACGCTCACTATGACGGTGGACGACTCCGGCGCGGCCTGGATCCGCGTGAGCCGCCCCGAGCGGCACAACGCCATGACGGCCGCGATGTATGAGGCGCTGCTCGAATGCATCGCTGCAGCGCAGGCCGACGCGCGCGTGCGCTGCGTGCTGCTGCAGGGTGAGGGCGGCAAGTCGTTCATTTCGGGAACCGACATCTCGCACTTCAAGGACTTCGCCAATGGCAAACAGGGCATCGAGTACGAAGCCTTTGTCGAGCGGGTGATCGACGCGATCGAGCGCATCAGCGTGCCCACCATCGCCGTGATCGACGGCTGGGCCGTGGGGGGAGGGCTGGCGCTGGCGACGGCTTGCGACTTCCGCATCTGCACGCCCAAGTCGCGCTTCGGCGCGCCCATTGCGAAGACGCTCTCCAATACGCTGTCGTCGGCCAACATGGCGCGGCTGGCTGCTGCGCTTGGTATTCCGCGTGTCAAACGTATGCTGCTGTTGGCCGATTACTTGAGCGCGGACGAGATGCTGAACTGCGGCTTTGTGCAATGCATCGCGAGCGCAGAATCGCTGATCGACGAGTCGCAACAACTGGCAGACAAGCTCATGGCGCTTTCCGGCACCACGCAGGCCGCCGTGAAGGAGAGCCTGCGCCGCATCGTGGTGGACAATGACCTGCATGATGATGATCTGGTCGAATCGGTCTACGGCAGTGCCGCGTTTCGCAGCGGCGTGGCGGCGTTTATCAAGAGCTGA
- a CDS encoding sulfite exporter TauE/SafE family protein: METLLVYVVLGIGAGLLAGMLGVGGGQVVVPGLLYLFHLNHFPEQHLVHLALGTSLATIAVTSLSSAWSHHRLGSINLDLARRMAPGIVIGAVVGGLMAGLFPSHALKLGFGAFLILLAIQMAFSLKPKPGRDLPQSLGLSLVSAAIGWVSAIVGVGGGSMVVPYLTWCNVNMKTAVGTASACGFFLAVAGMVGYVISGWNAPGLPAYSVGYVYLPAWAAVSLLSIAFTRVGATLAHRLPVASLKRIFSICLLVAGVRILL, encoded by the coding sequence ATGGAAACACTGTTGGTGTATGTGGTGCTGGGCATTGGGGCCGGGCTACTGGCGGGCATGCTGGGGGTAGGCGGTGGCCAAGTCGTCGTGCCCGGCCTGCTGTATCTCTTTCATCTGAACCATTTCCCCGAGCAGCATCTGGTGCATCTCGCGCTCGGCACGAGTCTGGCGACGATTGCGGTCACCTCGCTGTCGTCCGCCTGGTCGCATCATCGGCTGGGCTCCATCAATCTTGATCTCGCGCGGCGGATGGCGCCGGGCATCGTGATCGGCGCTGTCGTCGGCGGGTTGATGGCGGGCCTGTTTCCGAGCCATGCGCTCAAGCTGGGCTTTGGCGCCTTTCTGATTCTGCTGGCCATCCAGATGGCTTTTTCACTCAAACCCAAGCCGGGGCGCGATCTACCGCAGAGTCTTGGGTTGTCTCTGGTGTCGGCGGCGATTGGCTGGGTATCCGCCATCGTCGGCGTGGGCGGCGGCAGCATGGTCGTGCCGTATCTGACCTGGTGCAATGTGAACATGAAGACCGCTGTCGGCACCGCCTCCGCATGTGGCTTTTTTCTGGCTGTCGCCGGGATGGTTGGCTATGTGATTTCAGGCTGGAACGCGCCAGGCCTGCCCGCATACAGCGTCGGTTATGTCTATCTTCCGGCGTGGGCCGCCGTGTCACTGTTGTCCATCGCGTTCACTCGCGTTGGAGCAACGCTGGCGCATCGATTGCCGGTGGCCAGTCTCAAACGCATCTTCTCTATCTGCCTGTTGGTGGCTGGTGTGCGCATCCTGCTCTGA
- a CDS encoding YdcF family protein, whose amino-acid sequence MTDNGRLAHFVPRTVSLNPSSITIPTILRPLWLRVLCGVVGVLLLGDALVLMMYGMFNVGILVPAAIGVVLLTMLIWREPISRTLAARPRLRRLWRLGWWLFAIWVVSLLVFWLRIAQQMHGDGEPRPVDAIIVLGSATRDGQPSQTLALRLDTAAEVAMKEPGALIATSGGVDFGETDSEGRIMARYLQQRHGIAVDRFVMEEQSTSTALNLSLSMALLAAQKLPADASIAIVTSDFHTPRAQWIANKVGIRNAHTVAAPTPLSIRFNAWLREYFAVASSWLLREF is encoded by the coding sequence ATGACCGACAATGGCAGACTTGCCCATTTCGTCCCGCGCACCGTGTCATTGAATCCCTCATCCATCACGATTCCGACCATCCTCCGACCCCTTTGGCTGCGCGTGCTGTGTGGCGTGGTCGGGGTGCTACTCCTCGGTGACGCGCTGGTGTTGATGATGTACGGGATGTTCAACGTTGGCATTCTCGTTCCGGCGGCAATTGGCGTTGTGCTTCTCACCATGCTGATTTGGCGCGAGCCGATTTCCCGCACGTTGGCCGCTCGGCCCCGGCTGCGCCGACTCTGGCGACTGGGCTGGTGGCTGTTCGCCATATGGGTGGTCAGCCTGCTGGTGTTCTGGCTGCGCATCGCGCAGCAGATGCATGGCGACGGTGAGCCCCGGCCGGTCGATGCGATCATCGTGCTCGGCAGCGCCACGCGCGATGGTCAGCCTTCGCAGACACTCGCGTTGCGGCTGGATACGGCGGCAGAAGTTGCCATGAAGGAGCCCGGCGCATTGATCGCGACCAGCGGCGGCGTGGATTTCGGCGAGACCGACAGCGAGGGGCGCATCATGGCGCGCTATTTGCAGCAGCGTCACGGTATTGCGGTGGATCGTTTCGTCATGGAAGAACAAAGCACCAGTACCGCATTGAATCTCTCACTGAGCATGGCGCTGCTGGCCGCTCAAAAATTGCCTGCCGATGCGTCAATCGCCATCGTCACCAGCGATTTCCATACCCCGCGCGCGCAGTGGATCGCCAACAAGGTTGGCATCCGCAACGCGCACACCGTGGCAGCGCCGACGCCGCTGTCGATCCGCTTCAACGCCTGGCTGCGCGAGTATTTTGCGGTAGCAAGCAGCTGGCTGCTCCGCGAGTTCTGA
- a CDS encoding VOC family protein — protein MASEQRPFRVLGIQQVAIGGTDKARMKKLWVDMLGLEQTGTFQSERENVDEDILAMGKGAMKVEVDIMQPMDIDKKPAVHTTPLNHIGLWIDDLPKAVEWLTAKGVRFAPGGIRPGAAGYDITFLHPKSNDEFPIAGEGVLIELVQAPTDVIAALG, from the coding sequence ATGGCGAGCGAACAACGTCCTTTCCGCGTTCTGGGAATTCAGCAAGTAGCCATCGGCGGCACGGACAAGGCGCGCATGAAGAAGCTGTGGGTGGACATGCTGGGTCTGGAGCAGACCGGCACCTTCCAGAGCGAGCGCGAGAACGTGGACGAAGACATCCTTGCCATGGGCAAAGGTGCGATGAAGGTGGAGGTGGACATCATGCAGCCCATGGACATCGACAAGAAGCCCGCTGTGCACACCACTCCGCTCAACCACATCGGCCTGTGGATTGACGATCTGCCCAAGGCTGTGGAATGGCTCACCGCCAAGGGTGTGCGCTTTGCCCCCGGCGGCATCCGCCCCGGTGCGGCGGGCTACGACATCACCTTTCTGCACCCCAAGAGCAACGACGAGTTCCCAATTGCGGGCGAGGGCGTGCTGATCGAGCTGGTGCAGGCACCAACCGACGTGATCGCCGCGCTGGGCTGA
- a CDS encoding PaaI family thioesterase: MFTLVEKINASSEGSLPGLLGIRATQAERGEIHTEMKVRAELMAPNGYLHAGSLVTLADTSCGYGCRSMLPDGANGFTTIELKSNHLSTARDGTVECVATVVHAGRTTQVWDAVVKHRETGKTLVMFRCTQMILYPVPKT; this comes from the coding sequence ATGTTCACCCTTGTAGAAAAGATCAACGCGTCGAGCGAAGGCTCGCTTCCCGGCCTGCTTGGTATACGTGCCACGCAGGCCGAACGCGGTGAGATTCACACCGAAATGAAGGTGCGTGCAGAGCTCATGGCCCCCAATGGCTATTTGCACGCGGGCAGTCTGGTCACTCTGGCCGACACGTCCTGCGGCTACGGTTGCCGCTCGATGCTGCCTGATGGGGCCAATGGCTTCACCACCATTGAACTCAAATCCAACCATCTCTCGACTGCCCGTGATGGCACGGTCGAATGCGTGGCGACGGTCGTTCACGCCGGTCGCACCACGCAAGTCTGGGATGCCGTGGTCAAACACCGCGAAACCGGCAAGACACTGGTGATGTTTCGTTGCACGCAGATGATTCTTTATCCAGTGCCAAAGACCTGA
- the bioB gene encoding biotin synthase BioB: MQFFNKSRSAPALNAEVHEWSVDVIQQLLDMPFMDLLWHAQSVHREHWPEGDIELATLLSVKTGGCPENCGYCPQSAEFDTGVKAQKLMSVEEVTAAAQAAKDAGATRFCMGAAWRAPKDRDIDKVSELITAVKGLGMQTCATLGMLEPHHADALKGAGLDYYNHNLDTAPEYYTDVVSTRQYQDRLNTLQAVRDAGISVCCGGIIGMGEEVVHRAGLIAQLANLQPYPESVPINSLVRVPGTPLADSEPVDPLDFVRVIAVARITMPKARVRLSAGRQQLGEAVQALCFMAGANSIFYGDKLLVTGNPEALDDARLIAKLGLSPTRGVK; this comes from the coding sequence ATGCAGTTCTTCAACAAGTCGCGCTCGGCGCCGGCGTTGAACGCCGAAGTGCATGAATGGAGCGTTGACGTCATCCAGCAGTTGCTCGACATGCCCTTCATGGACCTGCTCTGGCATGCGCAATCCGTTCATCGCGAGCATTGGCCCGAAGGCGACATCGAACTCGCAACGCTGCTCTCGGTAAAGACGGGTGGTTGCCCCGAGAACTGCGGTTACTGCCCACAGTCCGCTGAGTTCGACACGGGCGTGAAGGCGCAGAAGCTCATGAGCGTGGAAGAGGTGACCGCCGCCGCACAGGCCGCCAAAGACGCGGGTGCCACTCGCTTCTGCATGGGCGCTGCGTGGCGCGCTCCCAAGGACCGCGACATCGACAAGGTCAGCGAGCTGATCACCGCGGTCAAGGGGCTGGGCATGCAGACTTGCGCTACTCTCGGCATGCTCGAGCCGCACCATGCGGATGCGCTCAAGGGGGCGGGGCTGGACTACTACAACCACAACCTCGACACCGCGCCCGAGTACTACACGGACGTGGTCAGCACGCGCCAGTACCAGGACCGGCTGAACACACTGCAGGCTGTGCGCGATGCGGGCATCAGCGTCTGCTGCGGAGGCATCATCGGCATGGGCGAGGAGGTGGTGCACCGCGCGGGTCTGATCGCGCAACTGGCCAATCTGCAGCCGTATCCTGAATCGGTGCCGATCAACAGTCTGGTGCGTGTTCCCGGCACGCCGCTGGCCGACAGCGAGCCGGTTGATCCGCTGGACTTCGTGCGTGTGATCGCCGTGGCTCGTATCACCATGCCCAAGGCCCGAGTTCGCCTATCGGCAGGGCGTCAGCAACTCGGTGAGGCGGTGCAGGCTCTGTGCTTCATGGCTGGTGCTAATTCCATCTTCTACGGCGATAAGCTGCTGGTTACAGGTAACCCAGAGGCATTGGATGACGCGCGCTTGATCGCC